The Kocuria sp. TGY1127_2 genome includes a window with the following:
- a CDS encoding polyprenyl synthetase family protein yields the protein MNDGDLEAVDRRLKEVLTAAARKVPSMTGPFKDLFDCMEAMALNGKKVRPLLLLRAFHDLGGEDTGEAVEAACASELLHLALLAHDDVIDGDLFRRGAPNIYGRFHADASARGSSAQEAETWGKASAILAGDILLSLAQGLLSRLDVPEERRLLTLDMYDEAILRSAGGEHADVWLTMAARTPSTSSILGMMKDKTAVYSFELPLRVGAVLAGADPRLTESLARIGGDLGSIYQLRDDLLGVFGNESRTGKSVMSDLREGKQTLLVAFARSHEAWSAAEPYFGNPDLRPEDAETIREALLASGARDRVEQLIHDAACSLEKRIASSGAPSALVATLTDMTRYSASRVS from the coding sequence GTGAACGACGGGGACCTCGAGGCCGTCGACCGGCGCCTCAAAGAAGTTCTCACGGCCGCCGCCCGGAAGGTGCCCTCGATGACGGGTCCCTTCAAGGACCTCTTTGACTGCATGGAAGCCATGGCGCTCAACGGCAAGAAAGTACGCCCCCTCCTGCTCCTCCGCGCATTCCACGACTTGGGCGGAGAGGATACTGGGGAAGCCGTGGAAGCCGCCTGCGCCTCGGAGCTTCTCCATCTCGCGCTTCTTGCGCACGACGACGTCATCGACGGGGACTTGTTCCGACGTGGGGCGCCGAATATCTATGGTCGATTCCACGCTGACGCCTCCGCACGGGGAAGCTCCGCTCAGGAAGCGGAAACCTGGGGCAAGGCCTCCGCGATCCTGGCCGGTGACATCCTTTTGTCTCTCGCTCAAGGCCTTCTCTCGCGCCTCGATGTGCCCGAAGAGCGGCGCTTGTTGACCTTGGATATGTACGACGAGGCCATTCTTCGCAGTGCCGGGGGAGAACACGCTGACGTGTGGCTCACCATGGCGGCTCGAACGCCGTCTACTTCCAGCATTCTCGGGATGATGAAGGACAAGACCGCGGTCTATTCCTTCGAACTGCCCCTTCGGGTCGGTGCGGTTCTCGCCGGGGCTGATCCGCGGCTCACCGAGTCGCTCGCACGAATCGGCGGGGACCTGGGGTCCATTTATCAGTTGCGGGACGATCTTCTGGGTGTTTTCGGCAACGAGTCGAGAACCGGCAAATCCGTGATGTCGGATCTGAGGGAAGGCAAGCAGACACTTCTGGTTGCTTTCGCTCGATCACATGAGGCGTGGAGCGCGGCCGAGCCGTATTTCGGCAATCCCGACCTGCGTCCCGAGGACGCGGAGACGATCCGTGAGGCTTTGCTGGCCTCCGGAGCCCGTGATCGCGTTGAGCAGTTGATCCACGACGCCGCGTGTTCTCTGGAGAAACGTATCGCCTCCTCCGGGGCTCCGAGCGCCCTCGTCGCGACCCTCACCGACATGACCAGGTACAGCGCCTCGAGGGTTTCATGA
- a CDS encoding cytochrome P450 yields the protein MTFSERDASRADENQRWARPADEPRCPVHGLRREKYRVVVGSYDAARGFLRAGRASLQAGFTAERIPDRLFRRRPLLISDGELHDQQRRELARFFAPATIDKRYTADIDAKASAAIDALVSRGTFRLDDVSLHYSVAVAAEIVGLTASSTRGLARRLELFFRQPPADYSLPDLGRRRRDWALAAVRGLRAVAALYIWDVAPAISQHRRNPQPDVMGHLMSSGASRFDILVESMTYGTAGMVTTREFMVMACWHMLRDPELRGRYVAANRPERERMLREIIRLEPVVGHLYRRVVSEEEAPEGFANGDLVDIDVRAVNVDPELAGECPFAIDPDRGTGGAKAAGMSFGAGSHKCPGENLAIRETDALLIRLLALDPEIVQEPVVEWDSVIAGYRLRGLVLNVGGRAREEA from the coding sequence ATGACGTTTTCGGAACGTGATGCCTCCAGGGCGGACGAGAACCAGAGGTGGGCCAGGCCTGCAGACGAGCCGCGGTGCCCGGTACATGGGCTACGGCGCGAGAAATATCGCGTGGTGGTCGGGTCCTATGATGCGGCCCGTGGATTCCTGCGGGCCGGGCGCGCATCACTTCAAGCGGGCTTCACCGCCGAACGGATTCCGGATCGACTGTTTCGCAGACGTCCGCTCCTCATCTCGGACGGGGAACTGCACGACCAACAACGCCGCGAATTGGCACGATTCTTCGCCCCCGCGACGATCGACAAGCGCTACACCGCGGACATCGACGCAAAAGCTTCAGCTGCGATTGACGCGTTGGTGAGCCGCGGAACGTTCCGCCTTGATGACGTCAGCCTCCATTACTCGGTCGCCGTCGCGGCGGAGATCGTTGGCCTCACGGCTTCGTCAACACGCGGGCTCGCACGGAGGCTTGAATTGTTCTTCCGCCAACCGCCCGCGGACTATTCCCTCCCTGACCTGGGGCGGCGTCGTCGGGACTGGGCGCTGGCAGCGGTCCGGGGGCTGCGCGCGGTCGCCGCCCTGTACATCTGGGACGTTGCGCCGGCTATCTCACAGCACCGGCGCAATCCTCAGCCCGACGTGATGGGCCATCTCATGAGCTCCGGAGCCAGCCGCTTCGACATCCTGGTCGAGTCCATGACCTACGGGACCGCTGGAATGGTCACGACCCGCGAGTTCATGGTGATGGCCTGTTGGCATATGCTGCGCGACCCAGAACTGCGGGGCCGCTACGTTGCAGCCAACCGGCCGGAGCGAGAACGAATGCTGCGAGAGATCATTCGTCTCGAACCTGTTGTGGGCCATCTCTACCGCAGGGTTGTTTCCGAGGAAGAGGCGCCCGAGGGTTTTGCGAACGGTGACCTCGTGGACATCGACGTCCGAGCGGTCAACGTCGATCCGGAACTGGCCGGCGAATGCCCGTTCGCGATAGACCCCGACCGAGGCACGGGCGGGGCCAAGGCCGCCGGAATGAGTTTCGGAGCCGGTTCGCACAAATGCCCGGGTGAGAATTTGGCCATTCGGGAGACGGACGCTCTGCTGATCCGGCTCTTGGCCCTCGATCCCGAGATCGTGCAGGAGCCGGTGGTCGAATGGGACTCTGTGATTGCCGGCTATCGGCTCCGGGGTCTCGTCCTCAACGTCGGAGGCCGTGCGCGGGAAGAGGCCTAG
- a CDS encoding VTT domain-containing protein, translated as MSAIADLSIQMPQHLHALSALPTPSLGLLGFNLEDVLANAGPWVLGLVSLIIFIESGVLFPFLPGDSLLFTTGLLHEQLGLNLWILLVCVSIAAILGDQVGYMLGHYFGRKIFSQHGKILNYENLDRAHNFFNRYGGKALVLARFVPIVRTFVPLTAGMAKYRYADFAKWNISGALLWCFLLTFAGVWLGNVTWIRDNVDMIVIVLVLVSVIPIAIEVMRERKKAQRREASSSNDTNGNSEA; from the coding sequence ATGTCAGCCATTGCGGACCTCAGCATTCAGATGCCCCAGCACCTCCACGCGCTGAGTGCACTGCCGACCCCGAGTCTCGGTCTTCTGGGGTTCAACCTCGAAGATGTTCTGGCCAATGCGGGCCCCTGGGTTCTGGGACTCGTGAGTCTGATCATCTTCATCGAATCAGGGGTGCTCTTCCCATTCTTGCCGGGCGACTCTCTCCTTTTCACAACCGGCCTTCTTCACGAGCAGCTCGGATTGAATCTCTGGATTCTGTTGGTCTGCGTGAGCATCGCAGCGATCCTGGGCGACCAGGTCGGGTACATGCTCGGCCACTACTTCGGACGCAAGATATTCTCCCAGCACGGGAAAATTCTCAATTACGAGAATCTGGATCGCGCGCACAACTTCTTCAACCGTTACGGCGGCAAAGCCCTGGTCTTGGCGCGATTCGTGCCGATCGTGCGCACCTTCGTTCCTTTGACCGCGGGAATGGCCAAATATCGCTATGCCGACTTCGCCAAGTGGAATATCTCGGGTGCGTTGCTCTGGTGCTTCTTGCTGACTTTCGCGGGAGTCTGGCTGGGAAACGTCACGTGGATCCGCGACAACGTCGACATGATCGTCATCGTCCTGGTTCTCGTTTCCGTCATTCCCATCGCGATCGAGGTCATGCGCGAACGTAAGAAAGCCCAGCGTCGCGAGGCTTCATCGAGCAACGACACCAACGGCAATTCCGAGGCCTAG